A DNA window from Streptomyces bacillaris contains the following coding sequences:
- a CDS encoding thioesterase domain-containing protein, with protein sequence MTAPSTDSLVPLRAGGDGPPVYCVHPVSGSPYCYTDLASRLDAGTPVFGFEAPGFDGFDEPAGSIRELAEVHTATLRAARPHGPYRLLGWSLGGVVAFEMARLLAAEGEEVPLLVVIDAALPGTQPFPPGPALVRYFLHDFLGLVSGGAPELDRALAKLAPEAGPQERLEAIAESGTVPEEFDAEFLLERFTLFRAHAHAMVDHVIDGVHDGPTTLVRAEESEPHLLLWEPYATRLDQHTVPGDHHSIWREPGLVAIADIVNQALREGTSA encoded by the coding sequence GTGACCGCCCCATCCACCGACAGCCTGGTCCCGCTCCGCGCGGGCGGCGACGGCCCGCCTGTGTACTGCGTCCACCCGGTCTCCGGCTCGCCGTACTGCTACACCGACCTGGCCTCACGGCTCGATGCCGGCACCCCCGTGTTCGGCTTCGAGGCGCCCGGCTTCGACGGGTTCGACGAACCGGCCGGGTCGATCAGGGAGCTGGCCGAGGTGCACACGGCCACGCTCCGGGCCGCCCGCCCGCACGGGCCCTACCGGCTGCTCGGCTGGTCCCTGGGCGGGGTGGTGGCCTTCGAGATGGCCCGGCTGCTGGCCGCCGAGGGCGAGGAGGTGCCGCTGCTGGTGGTGATCGACGCGGCGCTGCCCGGCACCCAGCCGTTCCCGCCGGGTCCCGCGCTCGTGCGGTACTTCCTCCACGACTTCCTGGGGCTGGTGAGCGGCGGGGCCCCCGAGCTGGACCGGGCGCTCGCGAAGCTCGCCCCGGAGGCGGGCCCGCAGGAGCGGCTGGAGGCCATCGCGGAGTCGGGGACCGTACCGGAGGAGTTCGACGCGGAGTTCCTGCTGGAGCGGTTCACCCTCTTCCGGGCCCATGCCCACGCGATGGTGGACCATGTGATCGACGGGGTCCACGACGGGCCGACCACCCTGGTCAGGGCCGAGGAGTCCGAGCCGCATCTGCTGCTCTGGGAGCCGTACGCGACCCGGCTCGACCAGCACACCGTGCCGGGCGACCACCACTCCATCTGGCGGGAGCCGGGGCTCGTGGCCATCGCGGACATCGTCAACCAGGCTCTGCGCGAGGGGACTTCGGCGTGA
- a CDS encoding non-ribosomal peptide synthetase codes for MSASDAVESRMQLSFGQEQLWFLDQMNPGETTYNVPTAYRLRGPLDLPALEGALNLLVARHDQLRVTLHAADGVPYQVVAPVEDTPLPVTDLSGLSPEEREQALDAALKAEADTPFDLAAGPVRRFQLFRLADEEHVLSLNYHHIVTDGWSGGVISRDITEAYRQLRAGRVPELPAPAATYADHVERQREQRASGQWESELDFWQERLAGLEALELPADRVRPAEPTRNGETFTVTFPTELLEQARALAQEQGASLYMVVAAALKVVLARYSGQDDIAIGVPMLGRTDPELEDVVGLFINMTVLRSDLSGGISFAELIERIADNNLDVYDNQDVPFDHVVDRVQPVRDAGRNPLFQIAVQLLGETTTGDALQLDGLETESILVSGGRSRFDLSFSFIEGVDRLRLIVEYATDLYDRRRVEAMVQHFRTVLGAAAADPDTPVSKLPLLTEEERQELLAVGRGADFDYPTEPVHATIARIAREHPELVAAVCRGKEMTYAELIRRADKLARHIRSRGLKQEQVVAIAMDRDLDALVAIVGVMISGAAYTIIDPSHPNARLDHMLRDTAAPLVITRDANVGDLPPSSGWEVLRIDTEWETVEAEPTDVPLEEWTEPTSLVYVLYTSGSTGKPKGVMIEQRGLRMFVEAYRRTFGEWGHTDRLLQLPALTFDMSQGEIFAGLISGSAMVLVAPEDASSPESLGVLMREQRVTYAGLSPAILSLVEAEPYPDLKYIMGGAEALPAELVNKWNLPGRMFVNLYGPTEASIATTEYLCEHREWKSSPPIGRPEFSRLHYVVDKEFNLVPVGVPGELLIGGDEGLSRGYLNLPELTDEKFVPDPFLGEGRVYRTGDLVRWTPDLQIDFIGRLDNQVKLRGLRIELGEIESGLLTHPKVRMALVLLREDDGEKQLVGYYTVLGDTSPTVAELRDHLGRTMPEYMVPTAWVELEEFPLTPARKINRAALPAPVGAGGAADSYIAPVTPTEEKVVEVFGTVLAQERVGTGASFFELGGNSLQAMRAVSRLNKHFKVKVNVRLLYGGATVGALATAIDELVAKAGKAASRA; via the coding sequence ATGAGCGCGTCGGACGCTGTCGAGTCCCGTATGCAACTCTCCTTCGGGCAGGAGCAGTTGTGGTTCCTGGACCAGATGAACCCCGGGGAGACCACCTACAACGTCCCCACCGCCTACCGGCTGCGCGGCCCGCTGGACCTGCCCGCACTGGAGGGGGCGCTCAATCTGCTGGTCGCCCGCCACGACCAGCTGCGGGTGACCCTGCACGCGGCGGACGGCGTGCCGTACCAGGTCGTCGCCCCCGTCGAGGACACCCCGCTGCCGGTCACCGATCTCTCCGGGCTCTCCCCCGAGGAGCGGGAGCAGGCGCTCGACGCGGCGCTGAAGGCCGAGGCGGACACCCCGTTCGACCTGGCGGCGGGGCCGGTGCGCCGGTTCCAGCTGTTCCGGCTGGCCGACGAGGAGCACGTCCTCTCCCTCAACTACCACCACATCGTCACCGACGGCTGGTCCGGTGGGGTGATCAGCCGGGACATCACCGAGGCCTACCGGCAGCTGCGCGCAGGGCGCGTCCCGGAGCTGCCCGCCCCGGCCGCCACATACGCCGACCATGTGGAGCGCCAGCGGGAGCAGCGCGCCTCGGGGCAGTGGGAGAGCGAGCTGGACTTCTGGCAGGAGCGGCTGGCCGGTCTGGAGGCGCTGGAGCTGCCTGCCGACCGGGTCCGCCCGGCGGAGCCGACCCGTAACGGGGAGACGTTCACCGTCACCTTCCCCACCGAGCTGCTGGAGCAGGCGCGTGCGCTCGCCCAGGAGCAGGGCGCCTCGCTCTACATGGTGGTGGCCGCCGCGCTGAAGGTGGTGCTGGCCCGGTACAGCGGGCAGGACGACATCGCGATCGGGGTGCCGATGCTCGGCCGTACCGATCCCGAACTGGAGGACGTCGTCGGCCTGTTCATCAACATGACGGTCCTGCGCTCGGACCTCTCGGGCGGGATCTCGTTCGCGGAGCTGATCGAGCGGATCGCGGACAACAACCTGGATGTGTACGACAACCAGGACGTGCCCTTCGACCATGTCGTCGACCGGGTGCAGCCGGTGCGGGACGCGGGCCGCAACCCGCTCTTCCAGATCGCCGTGCAGCTGCTGGGTGAGACGACGACCGGGGACGCGCTCCAGCTGGACGGGCTGGAGACCGAATCGATCCTGGTCTCCGGGGGCCGCTCCCGCTTCGACCTCTCCTTCAGCTTCATCGAGGGCGTGGACCGGCTGCGGCTGATCGTGGAGTACGCCACCGATCTGTACGACCGCCGCCGGGTGGAGGCGATGGTCCAGCACTTCCGGACCGTGCTGGGCGCGGCCGCCGCCGACCCCGACACCCCCGTCTCGAAGCTGCCGCTGCTGACCGAGGAGGAGAGGCAGGAGCTGCTGGCGGTCGGGCGCGGGGCCGACTTCGACTACCCGACCGAGCCGGTGCACGCCACCATCGCCCGGATCGCGCGGGAGCACCCGGAGCTGGTCGCCGCCGTCTGCCGGGGCAAGGAGATGACGTACGCGGAACTGATCCGGCGGGCCGACAAGCTGGCGCGCCACATCCGCTCGCGGGGGCTCAAGCAGGAGCAGGTCGTGGCCATCGCCATGGACCGGGACCTCGACGCGCTGGTGGCGATCGTCGGGGTGATGATCTCCGGGGCCGCGTACACGATCATCGACCCCTCGCACCCGAACGCGCGCCTGGACCACATGCTGCGGGACACCGCCGCCCCGCTCGTCATCACCCGGGACGCGAACGTCGGTGATCTGCCGCCGTCCAGCGGGTGGGAGGTGCTGCGGATCGACACCGAGTGGGAGACGGTCGAGGCCGAGCCCACCGACGTACCGCTGGAGGAGTGGACCGAGCCGACCTCGCTCGTCTACGTCCTCTACACCTCCGGGTCGACCGGCAAGCCCAAGGGCGTGATGATCGAGCAGCGCGGGCTGCGCATGTTCGTCGAGGCCTACCGGCGCACCTTCGGGGAGTGGGGCCACACGGACCGGCTGCTCCAACTGCCCGCGCTCACCTTCGACATGTCGCAGGGCGAGATCTTCGCCGGGCTGATCAGCGGCTCCGCGATGGTGCTGGTGGCGCCCGAGGACGCGTCATCGCCGGAGTCGCTGGGGGTGCTGATGCGCGAGCAGCGGGTGACGTACGCGGGGCTCTCCCCGGCGATCCTGTCGCTGGTGGAGGCGGAGCCGTACCCGGACCTCAAATACATCATGGGCGGGGCGGAGGCCCTTCCGGCCGAGCTGGTCAACAAGTGGAACCTGCCGGGCCGGATGTTCGTGAACCTGTACGGGCCGACCGAGGCGTCGATCGCGACCACCGAGTACCTCTGTGAGCACCGGGAGTGGAAGTCCTCGCCGCCGATCGGGCGCCCGGAGTTCAGCAGGCTGCACTATGTGGTCGACAAGGAGTTCAACCTGGTGCCGGTGGGTGTCCCGGGCGAGCTGCTGATCGGCGGGGACGAGGGGCTCTCGCGCGGCTATCTCAACCTGCCGGAGCTGACGGACGAGAAGTTCGTGCCCGACCCGTTCCTCGGTGAGGGGCGTGTCTACCGCACGGGCGACCTGGTGCGCTGGACACCCGACCTCCAGATCGACTTCATCGGGCGGCTCGACAACCAGGTGAAGCTGCGCGGTCTGCGCATCGAGCTGGGCGAGATCGAGTCGGGGCTGCTGACCCACCCCAAGGTGCGGATGGCGCTGGTGCTGCTCCGCGAGGACGACGGGGAGAAGCAGCTCGTCGGCTACTACACGGTCCTCGGGGACACCTCCCCGACGGTGGCGGAGCTGCGGGACCATCTGGGGCGGACCATGCCCGAGTACATGGTGCCGACGGCGTGGGTGGAGCTGGAGGAGTTCCCGCTCACCCCGGCGCGCAAGATCAACCGGGCGGCACTGCCGGCCCCGGTCGGCGCGGGCGGTGCGGCGGACTCGTACATCGCGCCGGTCACCCCGACCGAGGAGAAGGTCGTCGAGGTCTTCGGGACCGTCCTCGCCCAGGAGCGGGTCGGCACCGGGGCCAGCTTCTTCGAGCTGGGCGGCAACTCGCTCCAGGCGATGCGGGCGGTGAGCCGGCTGAACAAGCACTTCAAGGTGAAGGTCAACGTCCGGCTGCTGTACGGCGGTGCCACGGTCGGCGCGCTGGCGACGGCGATCGACGAGCTGGTGGCCAAGGCCGGGAAGGCGGCCTCCCGTGCCTGA
- a CDS encoding non-ribosomal peptide synthetase codes for MTLHERGVPAPLALLPTDRPRQSEGAGCTARQRVVLDKAAGAASEELLLAAFAALLHRYTGQEEFAFRARTPGAGSFRLSCAIGADTTPAGLARSGRERREPVADGEEPTDFELVLLERSGGSYPHRTVQLRYDGTLFDQETVLRLLTHFRTVVEDALARPEVPVARLRLLTDGELRRTLLEWNDTAAELPYERCLHEAFEARASADPEAVALVRGAEQWTYGEVNAAANRLARHLRGLGAGVGGRVGICLDRSPELLVAALGVLKSGSSYVPLDPDYPQQRIAAMVTGTSCAVIVSRSDLAAHLAEVGPRIVELDRDAEQWADAPPGNVSSGVAPGDLAYVIHTSGSTGAPKPIALRHRGVMNNIADLNSRYSVGPGDRVLALSSPSFDMSVYEFLGLTTAGGTVVLPEPSLAKDPQHWAELLTTHRITVWNSAPALLELVVEQLESGGAPPLDDLRLALLGGDWVPLSLPGRTRKVAPGLRFVALGGATESSIHSTVYEVGEVDPGWTSIPYGRPMANQRTYILDAALQPVPPGVAGELHLAGIGLATGYLDRPELTGERFFDWSCGEVIRERLYRTGDVARYGPDGLIELLGRSDFQVKVHGHRIELGEIEAVLRSHDAVKDAVVATRGDAAGELRLVAYVVPRPGRTVRPRVISAHLAGALPKFMVPGVVLVLDRLPLSPNGKTDRKALPDPPPEDGEAAFIAPNTPTEKAVADIFATVLPNPKIGANTSFLAAGGDSLQSMRAVSRLSKHFGIKVNVRLLHGGDTVGGVAAAIDQLLNTAPLNDGGRTR; via the coding sequence GTGACGCTTCACGAGCGGGGCGTCCCGGCGCCCCTCGCGCTGCTGCCCACCGACCGGCCGCGGCAGAGCGAGGGTGCCGGGTGCACCGCCCGGCAGCGGGTGGTGCTCGACAAGGCGGCCGGGGCGGCGTCGGAGGAGCTGCTGCTCGCCGCGTTCGCCGCGCTGCTCCACCGGTACACCGGCCAGGAGGAGTTCGCCTTCCGCGCGCGCACGCCCGGTGCGGGCTCCTTCCGGCTGAGCTGCGCGATCGGTGCGGACACGACCCCCGCCGGCCTCGCCCGGTCCGGCCGGGAGCGCCGCGAGCCGGTGGCGGACGGCGAGGAGCCGACCGACTTCGAACTGGTGCTGCTGGAGCGCAGCGGCGGCTCCTACCCTCATCGCACCGTCCAACTCCGCTACGACGGGACCCTGTTCGACCAGGAGACCGTGCTGCGGCTGCTCACCCACTTCCGTACGGTGGTGGAGGACGCCCTCGCCCGCCCCGAGGTCCCCGTGGCCCGGCTGCGGCTCCTCACCGACGGCGAGTTGCGCCGCACGCTGCTGGAGTGGAACGACACGGCGGCCGAACTCCCCTATGAACGCTGCCTGCACGAGGCCTTCGAGGCGCGGGCGTCCGCCGACCCGGAGGCCGTGGCGCTGGTCCGGGGCGCGGAGCAGTGGACGTACGGCGAGGTCAACGCGGCGGCGAACCGGCTGGCGCGTCATCTGCGCGGGCTCGGCGCGGGCGTCGGCGGCCGGGTGGGGATCTGCCTGGACCGCTCGCCCGAGCTGCTGGTGGCGGCGCTCGGTGTCCTCAAGTCCGGTTCCTCCTATGTGCCGTTGGACCCGGACTATCCGCAGCAGCGGATCGCGGCGATGGTCACCGGCACCTCGTGTGCGGTGATCGTCTCCCGGAGCGACCTCGCCGCGCACCTGGCGGAGGTGGGGCCGCGGATCGTGGAGCTGGACCGGGACGCGGAGCAGTGGGCGGACGCACCGCCCGGGAACGTGTCCAGCGGGGTGGCGCCCGGGGATCTCGCGTACGTGATCCACACCTCGGGGTCGACCGGCGCCCCCAAGCCGATCGCGCTGCGCCACCGCGGGGTGATGAACAACATCGCGGACCTCAACTCCCGCTACTCCGTGGGCCCCGGGGACCGGGTGCTCGCGCTCTCCTCGCCCAGCTTCGACATGTCGGTCTACGAGTTCCTGGGGCTGACCACGGCCGGGGGCACCGTCGTCCTGCCGGAGCCCTCGCTCGCCAAGGACCCGCAGCACTGGGCGGAGTTGCTGACCACGCACCGGATCACGGTGTGGAACTCGGCGCCCGCCCTCCTCGAACTGGTCGTGGAGCAGCTGGAGTCGGGCGGGGCACCGCCGCTCGACGATCTGCGGCTGGCGCTGCTGGGCGGGGACTGGGTGCCGCTCTCGCTGCCCGGCCGGACACGGAAGGTGGCCCCCGGGCTGCGGTTCGTCGCGCTGGGCGGGGCCACCGAATCCTCGATCCACTCGACGGTGTACGAGGTGGGCGAGGTCGACCCGGGGTGGACGAGCATCCCGTACGGGCGGCCGATGGCCAACCAGCGGACGTACATCCTGGACGCCGCCCTCCAGCCGGTGCCGCCCGGGGTCGCGGGCGAACTCCATCTGGCGGGGATCGGCCTGGCCACCGGCTATCTCGACCGGCCCGAGCTGACCGGGGAGCGGTTCTTCGACTGGTCCTGCGGCGAGGTCATCAGGGAGCGGCTCTACCGGACGGGCGATGTGGCCCGGTACGGCCCCGACGGGCTGATCGAGCTGCTGGGCCGGTCCGACTTCCAGGTCAAGGTGCACGGCCACCGCATCGAACTGGGCGAGATCGAGGCGGTGTTGCGGTCTCACGACGCAGTGAAGGACGCGGTCGTCGCCACCCGCGGTGACGCGGCCGGTGAGCTGCGGCTGGTCGCCTATGTGGTGCCGCGGCCGGGCCGCACGGTCCGGCCCCGGGTGATCAGCGCCCATCTCGCGGGCGCGCTCCCGAAGTTCATGGTGCCGGGGGTCGTCCTCGTCCTGGACCGGCTGCCGCTCTCCCCCAACGGCAAGACCGACCGCAAGGCGCTGCCGGACCCGCCGCCGGAGGACGGGGAGGCGGCGTTCATCGCGCCGAACACCCCCACGGAGAAGGCCGTTGCGGATATCTTCGCCACCGTGCTGCCGAACCCGAAGATCGGGGCGAACACCTCCTTCCTCGCGGCCGGCGGCGATTCGCTCCAGTCCATGCGGGCGGTCAGCCGGCTCAGCAAACACTTCGGGATCAAGGTGAACGTACGTCTGCTCCACGGCGGGGACACCGTCGGCGGTGTCGCCGCCGCCATCGACCAGCTCCTGAACACCGCACCCCTGAACGACGGAGGCCGCACACGGTGA
- the dapF gene encoding diaminopimelate epimerase, with protein sequence MTDFFKYQALGNDYVVIDPRSTGFPVTPETVRLVCDRHFGIGADGVVHGPLEEPRPGVPVPLALFNSDGSVCGRSGNGLRMFALHLADRDAGSWATGDPFTLRTTAGDSPVRILDRAAGTVQVGLGIPVFDAAALPLLNEDGTPAEGSTLSVPLTVGEHKLTVTALDNGNPHTVVPVDEPTPELARDLGPGIAGHARFPHRTNVQFLRVVSRGVLAIEVYERGAGYALASGSSACAAASAARRLGLCDDRVEVRMPGGSVTVTLAADGAVTLTGEVRQVATGDFAPALRALLDPTPEAAR encoded by the coding sequence ATGACCGACTTCTTCAAGTATCAGGCACTGGGCAACGACTACGTGGTGATCGACCCCCGCTCCACCGGCTTCCCCGTCACCCCGGAGACCGTACGGCTCGTCTGCGACCGGCACTTCGGCATCGGCGCGGACGGGGTGGTGCACGGCCCGCTGGAGGAGCCCCGCCCCGGGGTCCCGGTCCCGCTGGCCCTCTTCAACTCCGACGGCTCGGTCTGCGGGCGCAGCGGCAACGGGCTGCGCATGTTCGCCCTGCACCTGGCCGACCGGGATGCGGGGAGCTGGGCGACGGGCGATCCGTTCACGCTCCGGACGACCGCGGGCGACAGCCCCGTACGGATCCTGGACCGGGCGGCCGGAACCGTCCAAGTGGGGCTAGGCATACCGGTATTCGACGCCGCCGCCCTGCCGCTGCTGAACGAGGACGGCACCCCCGCCGAGGGCTCCACGCTCTCCGTGCCGCTCACGGTCGGAGAGCACAAGCTCACGGTGACCGCCCTCGACAACGGCAACCCGCACACCGTGGTCCCCGTCGACGAGCCGACCCCGGAACTCGCGCGCGACCTGGGCCCCGGGATCGCCGGGCACGCCCGCTTCCCGCACCGCACCAATGTGCAGTTCCTGCGGGTGGTGAGCCGGGGCGTGCTGGCGATCGAGGTGTACGAGCGCGGCGCCGGTTACGCGCTGGCCTCGGGCAGCAGCGCCTGCGCCGCCGCATCGGCCGCCCGCCGACTCGGGCTCTGCGACGACCGGGTGGAGGTCCGGATGCCCGGCGGCAGTGTGACCGTGACCCTCGCGGCGGACGGAGCGGTGACCCTGACCGGCGAGGTCCGGCAGGTGGCGACCGGTGACTTCGCCCCGGCCCTGCGCGCCCTGCTCGACCCCACCCCGGAGGCCGCCCGATGA
- a CDS encoding serine hydroxymethyltransferase, translating to MPEPVPPQAELAQRGSAALRAADPELARLLDTEVVQQRATLAMVASTSIADPSVLAAAGSALSNVTAEGYPGARYHPGAAQFDLVERLAVERARHAFGAVYANVQPHSCSSANQAVLAALVRPGGTILALDLDSGGHLTHGSPASVTGMHYRAVHYGLDGEGRIDYAQVAALAGRHRPSVLIAGASAHPRTLDFARFRAIADSVGAYLVADISHIAGLVAAGEHPTPVDLAHATTTSTYKQLGGPRGGLILIGREHATPGPDGRTPLSRLMQRAVFPLSQGTPNPAAIAAKARALALVAEPAFKETMRLVVDNAAALADALSALGHRVLTGGTDNHMVLIDLTGRPMTGVVAERALEECGILANRNRVPDDTRPPLVTSGLRLGTNILAQRGMGPAGMRSCAALLHRVLEATTVRGEREYVLDAGERDAVRAAVAELCERHPLPLGTVAGVLGDGVLPGLSPAGSGGTAAAAVSGARAGGAA from the coding sequence GTGCCTGAACCCGTTCCGCCGCAGGCGGAGTTGGCGCAGCGGGGGTCGGCCGCGCTGCGGGCGGCCGACCCGGAGCTGGCGCGGCTGCTGGACACCGAGGTGGTGCAGCAGCGGGCGACGCTGGCCATGGTGGCGTCGACCAGCATCGCGGACCCCTCGGTGCTGGCGGCCGCCGGATCGGCGCTGTCCAATGTGACGGCCGAGGGGTATCCGGGGGCCCGCTACCACCCGGGGGCCGCGCAGTTCGACCTGGTGGAGCGGCTGGCGGTGGAGCGGGCCAGACACGCCTTCGGCGCGGTGTACGCCAATGTGCAGCCGCACTCCTGCTCCTCGGCCAACCAGGCGGTGCTGGCCGCGCTGGTCCGCCCCGGCGGGACGATCCTCGCCCTGGACCTGGACTCCGGGGGGCACCTCACCCACGGCTCCCCGGCCTCGGTGACCGGGATGCACTACCGGGCCGTGCACTACGGGCTGGACGGTGAGGGGCGGATCGACTACGCGCAGGTGGCGGCGCTGGCCGGGCGCCACCGGCCGAGCGTGCTCATCGCGGGGGCCAGCGCCCACCCCCGTACGCTCGACTTCGCGCGCTTCCGGGCGATCGCGGACTCGGTGGGGGCCTATCTGGTCGCGGACATCTCGCACATCGCGGGGCTGGTGGCGGCCGGGGAGCACCCGACGCCGGTGGATCTGGCGCACGCGACGACCACCAGTACGTACAAGCAGCTGGGCGGGCCGCGCGGTGGGCTGATCCTGATCGGGCGCGAGCACGCGACGCCCGGCCCGGACGGCCGCACCCCGCTGTCGCGGCTGATGCAGCGGGCGGTCTTCCCACTCTCGCAGGGCACCCCGAACCCGGCGGCCATCGCGGCGAAGGCGCGGGCGCTCGCGCTGGTCGCGGAGCCCGCGTTCAAGGAGACGATGCGTCTGGTCGTCGACAACGCGGCGGCGCTCGCGGACGCCCTGTCGGCGCTGGGCCACCGGGTCCTGACCGGCGGCACCGACAACCACATGGTGCTCATCGACCTCACGGGCCGCCCCATGACCGGTGTGGTCGCGGAACGGGCCCTGGAGGAGTGCGGCATCCTCGCCAACCGGAACCGGGTCCCGGACGACACCCGGCCGCCGCTCGTCACCAGCGGGCTGCGGCTGGGCACCAACATCCTGGCCCAGCGCGGCATGGGCCCGGCCGGGATGCGCAGCTGTGCCGCTCTGCTGCACCGGGTGCTGGAGGCCACCACGGTCCGGGGCGAGCGGGAGTACGTGCTCGACGCCGGGGAGCGGGACGCGGTGCGGGCGGCGGTGGCGGAGCTGTGCGAGCGCCATCCTCTGCCGCTGGGCACGGTGGCAGGCGTGCTCGGTGACGGGGTGCTCCCCGGGCTCTCCCCGGCGGGCTCCGGCGGCACGGCCGCGGCGGCGGTCTCCGGAGCGCGGGCGGGAGGGGCGGCGTGA
- a CDS encoding pyridoxal phosphate-dependent aminotransferase, with product MTTTTGEYPMQRWVFEDAAGRFDIDLGDSNMIPGRLDQLSVPPGLELDYGHDRGIGALRDRVADLYGGDCASVLITQGAQQALYLVYTSLLSPGAQVIVYRPGWQQSWDITADLGCRVDCAPYRDDLTFDVEAAAALAGPGLRLIVANTPCNPTGRRIADSDLKGLLALAERHDAYLLLDEEYALDLRDSPAVGSDRVISVSSLSKVYGFPGLRVGWLYGPPEVVEGCARRKFLSTIANSVLCETLACDVLDHRDRYLRRYTEITRQGLDLVREFARRNADAVELVEPEDTPFAWLRLTTGERPLALCRRVLDAGVLLMPGETLGAFDGFRICFARDPGAVAEGLRRLEPLLRPAPQVPPSAGPHGGRTSNLPNGVL from the coding sequence ATGACCACCACCACCGGCGAATACCCCATGCAGCGCTGGGTCTTCGAGGACGCCGCCGGACGCTTCGACATCGACCTCGGGGACAGCAACATGATCCCGGGCCGGCTCGACCAGCTCTCCGTCCCCCCGGGCCTGGAGCTGGACTACGGGCACGACCGGGGCATCGGCGCGCTGCGCGACCGGGTCGCGGACCTCTACGGCGGCGACTGTGCCTCCGTCCTCATCACCCAGGGGGCCCAGCAGGCCCTCTACCTCGTCTACACCTCCCTGCTCTCCCCCGGCGCCCAGGTGATCGTCTACCGGCCGGGGTGGCAGCAGTCCTGGGACATCACCGCCGACCTGGGCTGCCGGGTCGACTGCGCCCCCTACCGCGACGACCTCACCTTCGACGTGGAGGCCGCCGCCGCGCTCGCCGGTCCGGGGCTGCGGCTGATCGTCGCCAACACGCCCTGCAACCCGACCGGTCGGCGGATCGCGGACAGCGACCTCAAGGGGCTGCTGGCGCTGGCCGAGCGGCACGACGCCTATCTGCTGCTCGACGAGGAGTACGCGCTCGACCTCAGGGACTCCCCAGCCGTCGGCAGCGACCGGGTGATCTCGGTCTCCAGCCTCTCCAAGGTGTACGGCTTCCCCGGCCTGCGGGTCGGCTGGCTGTACGGGCCGCCGGAGGTGGTCGAGGGGTGCGCGCGCCGCAAGTTCCTCTCCACCATCGCCAATTCGGTGCTCTGCGAGACGCTGGCCTGCGATGTGCTGGACCACCGCGACCGCTATCTGCGCCGGTACACCGAGATCACCCGCCAAGGCCTTGATCTCGTACGGGAGTTCGCGCGGCGCAACGCGGACGCCGTGGAGCTGGTGGAGCCCGAGGACACCCCGTTCGCCTGGCTCCGGCTGACCACCGGGGAGCGGCCGCTCGCGCTCTGCCGCCGGGTGCTGGACGCCGGGGTGCTGCTGATGCCCGGCGAGACCCTCGGCGCCTTCGACGGCTTCCGGATCTGCTTCGCCCGCGACCCCGGGGCCGTGGCCGAGGGGCTGCGACGGCTCGAACCGCTGCTCCGCCCCGCCCCCCAAGTTCCCCCGTCCGCCGGACCGCACGGTGGCCGGACCAGCAATCTGCCGAACGGAGTCCTGTGA